ATTGCTTCCTAAAACTACGTAAACCTCTAAGGGGTAAGTTGCACCTGCTGAGGGAGCAGCTCTAAACCTTGTTTTTAAATCAGTAATTCCTTGAGCAGCCCACAACAATTGAGATAATTGTTGAAAGGTTAAAGGCTCGTTAGAGTAATCTCTTATAGATCTACGCTTAGCTATAGCTTCTTCAACGCTCATAAATCCAGTAAGGATAGGGTTTTCTAAAGATTTAACTTGATTAACTATTTTTTCGGTAAAAGGTTGCTGCTTAAAATATTTTTGAAAACTATATATAATTGAAGCAGTAGAGGCTGCAGCAATACTTAAGATGACCCCAACAAACTTGCGTCTATCAACTTTCTTAAATAAACCTTTATTCATCACATATTCTTCCCTTGCTTAGTATATAAGAATATAACGCTTTAAAAACCTAAAATATTATTAACCAAAACTTAGTTAAATTTTACAATTTAAAGTGGCGTGAAAATTAAAAAATATTTGAAGCATTAAAAAAGTTGGATAGTATAATTGCCTGCGGAGTAATTGATGAAAAAAGAAACTTTAAATGGAGAATCCCCTTTCAGCGATGCAAGCCAAATAATCATGGTTATAAAGGGGTATATCGTGGCTTCAAAAAATCTCCCTGAAATTTTACTTAAACAAATCGAAGATTTAATATTAAAAATCTTTAAGGTTTTACTAAGATTTAAAAGAGAGAAAATAACAAGATAAATAGAAGGGGGAATTAAAGATTGAATTGGATTTTACTGATGTTGATAATCGCGATAGTCATCATTGTGATAGCTTTTATCTCATATTTTATATCGATATATAATAGGTTTTATAGTTTAAAAAATTCAGCTGAAGCAACTTTAGGTCAAATTAGAGTTGCTATGAAGAAAAGGCTTGATATGATTGAGCAGTTGCTAGAATCTGTTAAAAGCTATGCTAAATTTGAGAAAGAAGTTTTAGAGAGGGTTACAAGTTTAAGAAGTGAAGTTTTTAAGGTTGGAGCTGAAGGTTTAAGGGAGGTTGACCGTGAGTCTAGAAGGATTTTAGGTGGAATATTGGCTGTAGCTGAAAGCTACCCAGATTTAAAAACATCAAATACCGTGTCAACCCTTATGGATGCTGTTAAAAACGTTGAAGATGAAATTGCTAGACAAAGATACACCTATAATAATATAGCTCAAGAATATAATATAATGCAGGATGTTGTTCCATCAAAGTTTATAGCTAAAGCCATTGGTCTTCCTAGAATGGAATATTTAAAGTTTGAAGAAGAAGTTGAAAAACCTCCTAAAATCGAGTTTTAAAGGTTAAAGAAGCATGAGCGAAAGAAGACAGATAACAGCGTTAATGCTTTTAACGCTTACGATAGCAATTTTAGGTTTAATTTTAATAATGTATTTCCCTTCCCTTACAGAAGGTGGAATAGGGGTAGATGAATATAAAGCGTTTTTTTATGCTGATGGAACGCTTATAGAAAATTATGTTTATGAAGTTAAAACTTCCAACCGTTTTAGGATGCTTTATAGAGTTTGGGATGCCCCCCTCTCCATAAATCAGTTAAATGAACCTTCAATACAGTTTTTAAACGCTTCAACAAACAGTGAAGCATTTGTTTATTTAAAGGATTTTCAAGGTGTAGTTTGGCTTCAAAACAGCTTAAGTAAAAGTTTAATTAATGAAGTGGAATCATTAGCTTACTTAAATGAGGTTGGAATTTTTAATCCTAAAGGGTTTAAAGCTGGAAAATACAATGTTACCTACGCTTTTAAAATTCATCCCCCAATTGAATATGATGAAAACTCTTGCCATTTAAACTTAAAGCTTGCAGATGAACATTTAACTTATCGAGAAGTTGAAGTAACGCTTAAAGATGCAAGCTATATTTTAAAGGTTTTTTCCCACCCACCAACCTTAAAAATCATTGAAAAAGAAAATGAAATCGTATTTTATGGAAGCTCAAATA
This window of the Candidatus Bathyarchaeota archaeon genome carries:
- a CDS encoding SagB/ThcOx family dehydrogenase — translated: MNKGLFKKVDRRKFVGVILSIAAASTASIIYSFQKYFKQQPFTEKIVNQVKSLENPILTGFMSVEEAIAKRRSIRDYSNEPLTFQQLSQLLWAAQGITDLKTRFRAAPSAGATYPLEVYVVLGSNSVVGLNAGIYHYNPLTHELKLLFEGDFRANLASAALDQRWVKTAPVNIILAAVYERTTRVYGDRGVRYVHMEAGHIGENIYLQATALGLGTVVVGAFSDELVQKVLNLPKEQKPLYIMPVGRK
- a CDS encoding LemA family protein — encoded protein: MLIIAIVIIVIAFISYFISIYNRFYSLKNSAEATLGQIRVAMKKRLDMIEQLLESVKSYAKFEKEVLERVTSLRSEVFKVGAEGLREVDRESRRILGGILAVAESYPDLKTSNTVSTLMDAVKNVEDEIARQRYTYNNIAQEYNIMQDVVPSKFIAKAIGLPRMEYLKFEEEVEKPPKIEF